Proteins found in one Zea mays cultivar B73 chromosome 1, Zm-B73-REFERENCE-NAM-5.0, whole genome shotgun sequence genomic segment:
- the LOC100275193 gene encoding uncharacterized protein LOC100275193 gives MASSNGQTEAPAPSVPKNPAMASCRKKKTDDATFLEDLKDHMDEFIHASMDEHKTCFKKTIQKMFGMSKAVAERSAEANKAEVESALPLQTSVSQ, from the exons ATGGCGTCAAGCAATGGTCAGACAGAAGCTCCAGCACCATCTGTCCCCAAAAATCCCGCTATGGCATCATGCCGGAAGAAGAAAACAGATGATGCTACCTTCCTTGAAGATCTGAAAGACCACATGGATGAGTTCATTCATGCCTCTATGGATGAGCACAAGACCTGCTTTAAGAAGACAATTCAGAAG ATGTTTGGGATGTCGAAGGCTGTTGCAGAGAGATCCGCGGAAGCAAACAAAGCTGAAGTTGAAAGTGCTTTGCCACTTCAGACCAGTGTCTCGCAGTAG